One genomic region from Granulicatella adiacens ATCC 49175 encodes:
- a CDS encoding ABC transporter ATP-binding protein — MTLLDVQHVQKVYQTRFGATEVTALKDISFSVEEGEYVAVMGESGSGKTTLLNILATLDRPTEGKVLLNGEDIQKISDKVLTEFRRDHLGFVFQDFNLLETLSVYDNMVLPLVLARRPIEEMEKKVKPIAEMLGIEDLLKKYPYELSGGQQQRVAIGRAMITDPSLLLADEPTGALDSKSASNTLDLFDKINENGQTILMVTHSTVAASRAKRVLFIKDGLIYNQLYRGDRTDQQMFELISETLTVMANRGEAHV, encoded by the coding sequence ATGACATTATTAGATGTACAGCACGTACAAAAAGTGTATCAAACAAGATTCGGAGCTACTGAAGTAACGGCTTTGAAAGATATTAGCTTCTCTGTGGAAGAGGGAGAATATGTAGCCGTCATGGGGGAATCTGGTTCAGGGAAAACGACGCTTTTAAATATTTTAGCGACTCTAGACCGTCCAACAGAAGGGAAAGTCCTCCTAAATGGTGAAGATATTCAAAAAATCTCAGACAAAGTATTAACGGAATTTCGTCGCGATCATCTTGGTTTCGTATTCCAAGATTTCAATCTGTTAGAAACATTATCGGTGTATGACAACATGGTGCTTCCACTCGTATTGGCTCGTCGACCAATAGAAGAAATGGAAAAGAAAGTGAAACCAATTGCGGAAATGCTTGGGATTGAAGATTTATTGAAAAAATATCCCTATGAATTATCAGGCGGTCAACAACAACGTGTAGCCATTGGTCGTGCCATGATTACCGATCCAAGTTTACTGCTAGCCGATGAACCGACTGGAGCGCTTGACTCTAAATCAGCTAGCAACACATTAGATTTGTTCGATAAAATCAATGAAAATGGTCAAACAATCTTAATGGTAACACATAGTACCGTAGCTGCCAGTCGCGCTAAACGAGTGCTCTTTATTAAAGATGGGTTGATTTATAATCAATTGTATCGTGGAGACAGAACGGATCAACAAATGTTTGAATTAATCTCAGAAACACTCACTGTGATGGCAAACAGAGGTGAGGCACATGTTTAA
- a CDS encoding ABC transporter permease, with protein MFNLLRSMAITNLRKNHSLYLPYALATVLVTVVLYITHALSAMPELASLNGGAQMAKTLQFGVIIVQIVSLVIILYANAFVMKNRSKEFGLYGILGLDRKNIQLLSLIELVIFAFVSVTLGIVLGMIFHRISFALLLGLIQYSIGIEYSLQIGSIFYVYFTLAVIFALVFFINATRLYMSRPLELLKEKKKGEKQGRFVAFRAIVGFVMLGTAYTMSQAIESPVKALLYFFLAVLLVVIATYILFDAGSIALLALLQKNKKLFYKPTNFISISNLKFRMRKNAAGLASVCVLSTMVLVTLATTVALQKGTTEKLDQNYPTAYSAIGYIIDQSEVNKYPEIVQQIKAQSKGKLSNERSYLSVLRFGARTEKGFDLTGIHSGDSPAAMLTIISADEYNRLFGTKYSVGDKEIILGLVKGNVTKVDEVKTWSVVFNATLKVKEMIDAQAYKKVMPQLPYVSDNIYVAIVQAPMKFMEPSVGKAMYYSLWDTTTEFSQRDAEFKAYQKVANQYKNGNLLLASKNEAAKELYSFMGSLLFVGALLSIAFFIGAALVIYYKQISEGYEDRDRFVILQKLGIDQKTIKKSINRQVLIVFFLPLVMAFIHTAFAFKMYRKIIELFGVDGSVTLNATIVIGAVFVVVYLVVYQITSRSYFRIIKR; from the coding sequence ATGTTTAATTTACTTCGTTCGATGGCGATTACGAATTTACGGAAGAACCATTCATTATACTTACCATATGCCCTAGCAACGGTATTGGTAACCGTTGTTCTTTATATTACACATGCCTTATCTGCGATGCCGGAGCTTGCAAGTTTAAACGGTGGTGCCCAGATGGCTAAAACATTGCAATTTGGGGTTATTATTGTTCAAATTGTATCGCTTGTTATTATTTTATATGCGAATGCGTTTGTGATGAAAAACCGTTCGAAAGAGTTCGGTTTATACGGAATCTTGGGTCTGGACCGTAAAAATATTCAATTACTCAGTCTTATTGAATTAGTCATCTTTGCTTTTGTCAGTGTTACTCTAGGGATTGTTCTTGGAATGATTTTCCACCGCATATCCTTTGCCTTATTGTTGGGGTTGATTCAATATTCCATCGGGATTGAATATTCGTTACAAATCGGAAGTATCTTCTATGTGTACTTTACTTTAGCGGTTATTTTCGCTCTGGTGTTCTTTATCAATGCGACAAGATTATATATGAGTCGTCCGCTTGAACTCTTGAAGGAAAAGAAAAAAGGAGAAAAACAAGGTCGTTTTGTTGCCTTCCGTGCCATTGTTGGTTTTGTGATGCTAGGAACTGCTTATACGATGTCTCAAGCCATTGAGTCACCTGTTAAAGCACTTCTTTATTTCTTCTTAGCAGTTCTTTTAGTAGTTATTGCAACTTACATTTTATTTGATGCGGGTTCAATTGCGTTGCTGGCTCTACTGCAAAAAAATAAAAAGTTATTTTACAAACCAACGAACTTTATCTCGATTTCAAACTTAAAGTTCCGTATGCGTAAAAATGCTGCAGGTCTTGCAAGTGTGTGTGTACTATCAACTATGGTTTTAGTGACGTTAGCGACGACAGTGGCCCTACAAAAAGGAACGACTGAAAAACTAGATCAAAACTATCCAACGGCCTATTCCGCAATTGGATATATTATCGACCAATCAGAAGTGAATAAATACCCAGAAATCGTTCAACAAATCAAGGCGCAATCGAAGGGGAAACTTTCTAATGAAAGAAGTTATTTAAGTGTACTTCGCTTTGGTGCTCGCACAGAGAAAGGGTTTGATTTAACAGGGATTCACTCTGGAGACAGCCCAGCTGCAATGTTGACTATTATTTCGGCCGACGAGTATAATCGCTTGTTTGGAACGAAGTATTCGGTAGGAGATAAAGAAATCATTCTAGGTCTTGTCAAAGGGAATGTTACAAAAGTGGACGAGGTGAAGACTTGGTCTGTGGTATTCAATGCGACTTTGAAAGTCAAAGAAATGATTGATGCCCAAGCGTATAAAAAAGTAATGCCTCAGCTTCCGTATGTATCTGATAATATTTATGTGGCGATTGTCCAAGCTCCGATGAAGTTTATGGAACCTTCTGTCGGAAAGGCTATGTATTATTCGTTGTGGGATACAACAACGGAATTTTCTCAACGAGATGCAGAATTCAAAGCGTATCAAAAAGTAGCAAATCAGTATAAAAATGGCAATTTGCTCTTAGCTAGTAAGAATGAAGCGGCTAAGGAATTATATAGCTTTATGGGAAGTTTGCTCTTTGTGGGAGCTCTTCTATCTATTGCTTTCTTTATCGGAGCAGCGCTTGTCATTTACTACAAACAAATTTCTGAAGGGTATGAAGATAGAGATCGATTTGTCATCTTGCAAAAATTGGGAATTGATCAAAAAACGATTAAGAAATCCATCAATCGTCAAGTACTCATCGTCTTCTTCTTACCATTAGTCATGGCGTTTATCCATACGGCGTTTGCCTTTAAGATGTACCGTAAGATTATCGAACTCTTCGGCGTTGACGGTAGTGTCACATTAAATGCAACAATCGTGATTGGAGCTGTTTTCGTGGTGGTTTATCTCGTTGTTTACCAAATTACTTCAAGAAGTTACTTCAGAATTATCAAGCGATAA
- a CDS encoding MetQ/NlpA family ABC transporter substrate-binding protein: MKLKTIAKSLIALSTAFVLGACGNNTASSSQASQGSEASSSEPKTVKIASVGSDADIWRHIAESEQAKKAGLKIEVQEINGGVPLNESVADGTVDANAFQSIGYLQGFNEANSNKLVPIGTTYIEPMGLYSKKVKSLNVLPNGAKIALPDSPYNATRALRLLESAGLIKLSSSFKEGTGTTSDIVENKKNFEFLMIDDTTSVRVLDDADLIAIGNTIALEGGLNVLKDALFYEKADESTITSINVIVVKAENAKNPETLKLVELYHDPEIQKWISEKFDGTKVEVNKPISEVWGK, encoded by the coding sequence ATGAAATTAAAAACGATTGCTAAATCCCTTATCGCTCTCTCTACTGCATTCGTCTTAGGCGCTTGCGGAAATAACACTGCTTCAAGCTCTCAAGCTTCGCAAGGATCAGAGGCTTCAAGCAGTGAACCTAAAACCGTTAAAATTGCTTCCGTTGGTTCTGATGCGGATATATGGAGACATATTGCCGAGTCTGAACAAGCTAAAAAAGCAGGTCTTAAAATCGAAGTACAAGAAATTAACGGTGGCGTGCCATTGAACGAAAGTGTGGCTGATGGAACCGTCGATGCCAACGCATTCCAATCCATTGGATACTTGCAGGGATTTAACGAAGCGAATTCCAACAAACTCGTTCCAATCGGTACGACTTATATCGAACCAATGGGGCTTTACTCTAAGAAGGTGAAAAGTCTAAACGTCTTACCAAACGGTGCAAAAATTGCACTTCCAGATAGTCCATATAATGCGACTCGTGCCCTTCGTTTATTAGAAAGTGCCGGACTGATTAAACTATCTAGTTCTTTCAAAGAAGGAACGGGGACTACCAGTGATATCGTTGAAAACAAGAAAAACTTTGAGTTCTTAATGATTGATGATACGACTAGCGTACGTGTCTTAGACGATGCTGATTTAATCGCAATCGGAAACACCATCGCACTTGAAGGTGGATTAAATGTATTAAAAGATGCTTTATTCTATGAAAAAGCGGATGAATCAACCATTACTAGTATCAATGTAATTGTTGTGAAGGCAGAGAATGCCAAAAATCCAGAAACCTTAAAACTAGTGGAGCTGTATCATGATCCAGAGATTCAAAAATGGATTTCAGAAAAATTCGACGGAACTAAAGTGGAAGTGAATAAACCAATTTCTGAAGTGTGGGGGAAATAA
- a CDS encoding S-ribosylhomocysteine lyase encodes MAEVESFTLDHNKVIAPYVRLIANEHGRKGDVISNFDIRFLQPNKQEMPTGVVHTFEHLLADLLRDRLEGIIDISPFGCRTGFHLILWEERSPEDIARALKSTLEEIVEKIQFKDIQGVSAVQCGNYRDHSLFGAKEYAKQVLEQGISIDPFERKVI; translated from the coding sequence ATGGCTGAAGTAGAAAGCTTTACACTCGACCACAACAAGGTCATCGCTCCTTATGTTCGATTAATCGCGAATGAGCACGGAAGAAAAGGAGATGTGATTTCAAATTTTGATATCCGTTTCTTACAACCGAATAAACAAGAAATGCCGACCGGTGTTGTTCATACCTTTGAACATCTCTTAGCCGATCTTTTACGGGACCGCTTAGAAGGAATTATCGATATCTCTCCTTTTGGATGTCGTACAGGATTCCACTTAATTTTATGGGAAGAACGATCACCAGAAGACATTGCACGCGCATTGAAATCAACGCTAGAAGAAATCGTTGAGAAGATTCAATTCAAAGATATTCAAGGCGTCTCCGCCGTTCAGTGCGGAAACTACCGTGACCATTCCTTATTTGGCGCAAAAGAATACGCCAAACAAGTATTAGAACAAGGTATTAGTATCGATCCTTTCGAGAGAAAAGTCATTTAA
- a CDS encoding 2-dehydropantoate 2-reductase: MKIAIAGAGAMGCRFGYMLTKTGQEVTLIDEWPAHIEAIQKNGLKVVDGENTDTIDIKIIRPEEATEEVDVVIAFTKSMKLGEMLEKIKAIIHEDTKVLCLLNGLGHEDTMAKYVPRKNIIMGVTIWTAGIIEPGVARLGGTGTVEMQAADPSGVAIAKELVEVMDKAGLNASYSEDVHFSTWRKACVNGTMNATCAILDANIGEVFDTSTAEAIVMQIIAEFVAVAEKEGVHLDPAAMKDYVYTASNKVRGHYPSMHQDLIQNHRFTEVDFLNGFVARKGKEYGIPTPYCQLITELIHAKEDILKVK; this comes from the coding sequence ATGAAAATCGCAATTGCGGGTGCAGGAGCAATGGGATGCCGTTTCGGCTACATGTTAACAAAAACAGGACAAGAGGTGACGCTGATCGATGAATGGCCAGCTCATATCGAAGCCATCCAAAAAAATGGATTGAAAGTCGTTGATGGAGAAAACACAGATACGATTGATATCAAAATTATTCGCCCAGAAGAAGCAACAGAAGAAGTAGATGTGGTCATCGCATTTACAAAATCAATGAAATTAGGCGAAATGCTTGAAAAGATTAAAGCGATTATCCACGAAGATACAAAAGTGCTTTGTCTTTTAAATGGTCTAGGACACGAAGACACAATGGCAAAATACGTTCCTCGTAAAAACATTATTATGGGGGTTACGATTTGGACTGCGGGTATAATCGAACCAGGGGTAGCGCGTTTAGGCGGTACTGGTACGGTAGAAATGCAAGCTGCAGACCCAAGTGGTGTAGCAATTGCTAAAGAATTAGTAGAAGTGATGGACAAAGCGGGCTTGAACGCAAGCTACAGCGAAGACGTTCATTTCTCAACATGGCGTAAAGCGTGTGTAAATGGTACGATGAACGCAACATGTGCGATCTTAGACGCAAACATCGGCGAAGTGTTCGATACTTCAACAGCAGAAGCGATTGTAATGCAAATTATTGCTGAATTTGTCGCTGTTGCGGAAAAAGAAGGCGTGCATTTGGATCCAGCTGCGATGAAAGATTATGTGTATACAGCGTCTAATAAAGTTCGCGGACACTATCCTTCAATGCACCAAGATTTAATTCAAAACCACCGCTTTACTGAAGTGGACTTCTTGAACGGCTTTGTGGCTAGAAAAGGGAAGGAATATGGTATTCCAACACCTTACTGTCAATTGATTACAGAGCTTATCCACGCGAAAGAAGATATTTTGAAAGTTAAATAA
- a CDS encoding ABC transporter ATP-binding protein: MTLLDVQHVQKVYQTRFGAAEVTALKDINFSIEEGEYVAVMGESGSGKTTLLNILATLDRPTGGSVLLNGEDIQKISSKVLTEFRRDHLGFVFQDFNLLETLSVYDNIVLPLVLARRPIAEMEQKVKPIAEMLGISDLLKKYPYELSGGQQQRVAIGRAMITDPSLLLADEPTGALDSKSASNTLDLFDKINENGQTILMVTHSTVAASRAKRVLFIKDGLIYNQLYRGERSDQQMFELISETLTVMANRGEAHV, encoded by the coding sequence ATGACATTATTAGACGTACAACATGTACAAAAAGTATATCAAACAAGATTCGGAGCTGCGGAAGTAACCGCGCTAAAAGACATCAATTTCTCAATTGAGGAAGGCGAATATGTGGCAGTGATGGGGGAATCCGGTTCAGGGAAAACAACGCTATTAAATATTTTAGCGACTCTAGACCGTCCAACAGGAGGAAGTGTTCTATTAAATGGAGAAGACATCCAAAAGATTTCTTCAAAAGTACTAACAGAATTCAGACGTGACCATTTAGGATTCGTGTTCCAAGACTTCAACTTATTAGAAACTTTATCAGTATATGACAATATCGTATTGCCACTCGTTTTAGCAAGACGTCCGATTGCGGAGATGGAACAAAAAGTGAAGCCGATTGCTGAAATGCTAGGGATTTCAGACCTATTGAAAAAATATCCTTATGAATTATCAGGTGGTCAACAACAACGTGTGGCAATCGGTCGTGCAATGATTACTGATCCAAGTTTACTACTGGCCGATGAACCAACCGGAGCGCTGGACTCAAAATCAGCTAGCAACACATTAGATTTATTCGATAAAATCAATGAAAATGGTCAAACAATCTTAATGGTAACACATAGTACGGTTGCGGCAAGTCGTGCTAAACGAGTGCTCTTTATTAAAGATGGATTAATTTATAACCAATTGTATCGTGGAGAAAGAAGCGACCAACAAATGTTTGAATTAATCTCTGAAACGTTAACCGTGATGGCGAACAGAGGTGAGGCACATGTTTAA
- a CDS encoding 5'-methylthioadenosine/adenosylhomocysteine nucleosidase, producing the protein MKIAIVAAMKEELLPFEEHFSQGNVIFSKGPIRILEVHENLILVQSGIGKANAAAASAWLCDKIHPDLIINTGTTGSFNPELGLADVIVSTKFAYSDVDATGFDYSWGQVPQMPADYPVDVKLQQKVLTLLREQVQNFSVHSGFIATSDSFMSSVDAVANIRAKLPDITASDMEAAPIAQVASFYDIPVLNIRGISDHVGGDAPGTFEETLEKASQNAFEAVWILVENFL; encoded by the coding sequence ATGAAGATTGCGATTGTTGCTGCCATGAAAGAAGAACTCCTTCCGTTTGAAGAGCATTTTTCTCAAGGAAACGTCATCTTTTCAAAAGGGCCTATTCGTATTTTAGAAGTGCATGAGAATCTGATTCTCGTGCAATCGGGTATTGGAAAAGCGAATGCTGCCGCGGCTAGTGCTTGGTTATGCGATAAAATCCATCCAGATCTCATCATCAACACCGGGACAACAGGAAGTTTTAATCCTGAATTAGGATTAGCAGACGTGATTGTCTCTACGAAATTTGCCTATAGCGATGTGGATGCGACCGGATTCGACTACTCATGGGGACAAGTTCCTCAAATGCCAGCCGATTACCCTGTCGATGTAAAATTACAACAAAAAGTACTCACGCTTCTTCGCGAACAAGTCCAAAATTTCTCTGTCCATAGCGGTTTTATCGCGACAAGTGATTCCTTTATGAGTTCGGTTGATGCGGTTGCGAACATTCGTGCTAAATTACCGGATATCACAGCCAGCGACATGGAAGCAGCACCTATTGCGCAAGTGGCTAGTTTCTATGACATCCCTGTGTTGAACATCCGTGGTATCAGTGACCATGTTGGTGGAGACGCTCCGGGTACTTTCGAGGAAACCCTTGAAAAAGCTTCACAAAACGCATTCGAAGCAGTATGGATCCTCGTTGAAAACTTCTTATAA